One window of the Corynebacterium glutamicum ATCC 13032 genome contains the following:
- the urtB gene encoding urea ABC transporter permease subunit UrtB has protein sequence MDILLNQLVAGLSVGSVLLLVAVGLSLTFGQMGVINMAHGEFIMVGAYTAYVVQLVVGSAGLSLLISIPLAFIIGGLFGVLLEQFLLKYLYHRPLDTLLATFGVGLILQQLARNIFGAPAVDVRAPEFLRGNVEVLGVLVPTARLFILALAIASVTALAVFLNRTAWGRRIRAVVLNRDLAETAGIDTRATDRMTFFVGSGLAGIAGVAITLIGATGPTIGQNYIVDAFLVVAAGGIGRVKGAVIMAFVLGITQAFVEYTTGASIAKFIVLIAVVAFLQFRPQGLFQTQTRSLV, from the coding sequence ATGGACATTTTACTCAATCAGCTCGTAGCCGGGCTTTCAGTTGGATCGGTCCTTCTATTGGTCGCAGTGGGATTGTCACTGACCTTTGGACAGATGGGCGTTATTAATATGGCGCACGGAGAGTTCATCATGGTCGGCGCATACACCGCATATGTGGTGCAGCTGGTCGTCGGTTCTGCCGGTTTATCCCTACTGATCAGCATTCCGCTGGCCTTTATTATCGGTGGGCTTTTCGGAGTTCTCCTCGAACAATTCCTGCTGAAGTATCTTTATCACAGGCCACTAGACACGCTGCTGGCCACATTCGGTGTCGGTTTGATCCTTCAGCAGCTGGCCCGAAACATTTTCGGAGCTCCCGCAGTGGATGTCAGGGCACCGGAATTTCTCCGCGGAAACGTCGAAGTTCTAGGCGTCTTGGTGCCGACCGCGCGACTATTCATCCTGGCGCTGGCCATCGCATCAGTGACTGCACTAGCTGTGTTCCTAAATCGCACTGCCTGGGGCCGACGCATCCGCGCCGTGGTTCTGAACCGCGACCTCGCGGAAACCGCAGGTATTGATACCCGAGCTACTGACCGAATGACGTTCTTTGTGGGCTCCGGTCTTGCCGGAATCGCCGGGGTAGCTATCACATTGATTGGCGCGACCGGCCCCACCATCGGTCAGAACTACATCGTGGATGCCTTCCTTGTTGTTGCCGCCGGTGGCATCGGCCGGGTGAAGGGCGCTGTGATCATGGCTTTCGTGCTGGGAATTACTCAAGCATTCGTGGAATATACGACAGGTGCGAGCATCGCGAAGTTCATCGTACTCATCGCTGTTGTTGCCTTCCTGCAGTTTAGGCCTCAAGGACTCTTCCAAACCCAAACTAGGAGCCTCGTATGA